TGCGGGTGGGCATCCTCCCACTTCCGCAACCGCAGCCTCGACCTCGTCTGCTCCAATCGATCCGTCGAGGCCGCTAATCCTCAGCTCTCCATATTTGATGGGCCTCACTACCCTGATGCCCTCCCGCCCCTGGAACAACTTTCTCAGGGCCTCGGCCAGGGCATCAGCCTTCTTCTCGCTTTCCGGGCCCGGTACTTCCAGGAGGGTAGCTCCCGTCCTGGCTGTACCGGACCTCACATGCGCGATGCCCAGTTCGTCAAGGGCGATTCTGCCCCTCGCCTCCCTCATTATCCGGTCGTACTCCCCCCGCGAACACATAACTGTGATCGCGGCCGTCTTGGGGAGACTCCGGGTCTTGGGGACCTTGCGAGGGGCAGTCCCGGCCGGGCCCTTTCCCCCCCTGTGATCCCATTTGGGCCGACGTCTTGGGCTCTTGGGCCATCCTTGTCCTCTTTTTACTCCCCACCACCCTTGCGTATGAATACGCGGTGGGGTGGGAGGCCTGCGCGTTccgctgctgctgttgttgttgctgtgGGGGGGGGAGGCCCCCCCTCGCGCGTAGCCAGCAGCTCCGCAGGAGCCGCGGCTAACCCTTGCCCGTTCCGACGCGGACGTGGGGTTCCCTTTGAGGGGGCGGCGGTGGGAAGGGGAAAGGCCTTTTCCCACTCCCCTCTCCCTCCCCACCCCCCCTTCCCTGGGAGGGGGGAGCTCCTATCCCGTTCCCGCGAGCGGGGGTGAGATTACTCCCAGTCTCTCGAGGATCATCGGCACAAGATCCTCGATGATGCCCGGCAGCCTCCTTCGGATTTCCTCCTTCCCCACAACGGCGGGGGCAGGAGGGGCTCTTTCTCTGCTCCTATTCTTCTTTTTGGGTTTCCCCGCCGCTCGGtcccgcgcgcgcggtcgGGAGGAACCCTTCCCCTCTTCGGGCCTCTCCTCCCTTCCCATCACGCCCAATGCCGAGCTGATGGGGGATGGCTCCGCAGCCGGGGCAGGGGTGGAAGGaggcggaggaggaggaggaggcaaAGTCCTTCTCTCCAGCTTGAGCACCTTCTCCTCAAGTACCCCATTGTCCCACCGGAGCTGTTTAACCATCCTCTGGAGGGCATCAATCTCCTCCCGGAGTTTCTTCTCGGGGGTGGCCCCCTCCCTTCTTCTGATCTTATTGGGCCTTGTGGCGATGCCATCATTGCCCCCTTTGTTCTCCCCCCAGGGTGTTACACCCCCTCGGGTTTCCCCCATTCTTCTCCCCTTCGGGGTTGCGTACTCCGAATTGGAGTCTCCCTCCGGGGAGGAGAAGGTATCCTTCCCCTTCCTCTTAACGTTGGTGAGAGTAACTCCACCAATCGCCCCCATCATGCTCACTTCCACCCCCAGTAAGCTTCTGCTGAAGCGATTGCTCAGCGTCGCGGTCTGTCCAGCCTTCTCGTTGTCCATCTGTAATTCGTTCACATCCTGTTGCGTGCATTCGTCGTCATTATTTAATCCGTCCtttgtgtttatattatttgtttttgtgTTTGTACCCATATTTATCCCACGAGATCGGTAGGAAGTATGGGTCCGCCCCGGCAGAGCCTCCTTGCCGGGGTAAGGCGACTAACATACTGTAGGGTTGCGCCAGGTGCCCCACAGGGATCGTTTGCGACCGCACATTTTTAGAGTCTCTGCGGCCATTCAGCCCTCGGCACGATGCCTTCCACCTTGGCTTGAGACTTCCGCGCTATTGTCCCGGACCCGACACACCAATCGGCGCGCACGCCTCACGGGCCCCCAAAAAAGAAACTGGCCCGCTCGGCGCACGCCACCGACCGGCCAGCGGGGAGACCCGCCCCGCCACCCGCCCGCATGAGGCCCGACATGCGCCGGATCCAACACGACGGGATGCCCCGAAAGCGCGCCCCCGGGTAGAAAGCGGGATACTCCCCCGGGGAGCGCGTCCCGACACAGCCGCCGCCCCCTCACCACCAACATGCCGGCCCCCAAAAGCGGACCACAGGTCCCCACCCGGGCGGGCGTGAATGATGTGagatatgtgtgtgtatatgaaatgtgtgtgtgtatgaatGGTGAGTGAATGTGTGTGTGAATGCAGCACGGGAAGCGGCACCCCACGCATCACCACGATGCGCGGGGGCCCCCCGCCGAATGCATGCATGACCCCCGACTTCCAAGCATCTTCGCATTAGCGAAGGCGCCCAGAGAGTACGGGGGCCAagagtgtgtgtgtatgaGTGTGTGTGAGAATGGTCGCGCGAGCCGGGGAAGAACGACCCCCGGCCGAATGCGGCGAGTCCGGGTACAACCGGGGAGGAGAGCAGCGCACCTCCCCCCCGCCAATCCTGTGGTTTGATTTCGGAGTTATCCTTCTCCTAGGCCGACTGCCCACACAGGGCTAACGAGCTCAGCCtgcccgggtctttttatagaggttttacCACCCTCGCGGCCCGTCCTAGCTAAGCtagcaccggcccccggccccattAACTGGGGTTACGGTGTGAGTCGCCACGCCCCCCCACGTGCCATGGAGGGCTCGACCGTTATGCCGGAacaccggcgtgctaacgaggctGGTCAGGCCCCGGATTTTTTCTCGAGGTTTACTCCTCTATCCTGGTGGAGTGAATAACACTCCTAACGGATCCAGGCATCCGGGCGATTGAAGTcagggccgccaacccctACCGGCTAATCGGGACAAGTCCCATACGGGGTAGCCGGACCCCAAGTTCCCCCCAGCGGgggaactgtgcgctcttagcaccgtTGAACGACTTCAGCGGGCCATCCCCCGGTGAGCcctctcaccacgacaaggtggcgcacaacgagaGGAGAGGTAGGGaacctaacctttttttttttttttttttttttttttttttttttgtttacggAGATgagaaaaatcttcaaaaagaCACCCTGGAGCCCGTACTCCAGGGTAGTGCTGGATTCGACCGAGACTCGCATCAGGGATAACCCAGCAGAACCTTAAGGGGGCCATCCTCCCATCCAAACCGGAACCCAACATCCATGCGGGAGGATAGTCAGATGTCCGTAGGGATATGAGGAGCACGATGAACACCCAGCCCCACCGGATCCCCGATGATCATCTCGACCGCCTACCAGCTAAAAAACTCACCTCTCGCCCCTCTCTAGTCGAAAATAAGGAAAAGGACGGGATTACTATCGGGAGCATTACTCCATCCTTTTCCTTAACTATGTCTAATAGACCCTAGTATAATTTGAAAACGGGACATCTAACAATAACAACTAATGTTAAGGAAAcatctattatataaaaattcaacctaaactattaatcaaaattaaccCAACTAAAACTATATGTACAATACAAAGAACAACTCAGTCCAAATCAGAGACTAGGTTGTCAATCGCTCTTCTTCTATCTAAGGCCTGGCGTTCGCGTTCGTCTGCCTCCTTTCTAGACATAACTATAGTACAAAATTTGGAAAAGGCTTTCCATTTCTCCACATCATCCAAAATGGCCACTACGACAGAGGGCAGATCTAATCTGTCACCTATGACACTCTTTAATACGTTTCGTTCTTCATTCCACGCTTCACAAAATTCCAACGTATGTTGCGCATTATCATTCGTCATAAAGCATTGAAGACATAATGGCGTTTCtactttgtttattttacatagaAATTCGTTCAGACAACCATGGTTCGTAAGGATTTGAGCTACATGGAAAGTGACCCAGCCATGGTTTCTGTTTATCCACTCGGTAAGGACCGGTCCTATCGCTTCGCGAACCCGCAAACCCGATTGATCGCTACCCATTTCCTCTAGATCACGTTTCCAATTTTGTATTACTTCAGATCTTGCGttcatttgtaaaatttcccTAAATCTAGGGGAAATATCTTCCCCCTCATACCTAGCTCTCCGTAGTCTCTCATAGACCATCGCCAATCTATTGGCGGAATATTCAAGAGGCGGAGTACCCGACAGAACCATGGCCGCTGTATATGAGACTGTACAATATGTACAACAAACCCTCTGTGTTATTTTCCGCATTATTTTTTCCACCAGAGACCTCGCCGTCCGATTATCGCGAAATGAATCGAACCAAACTGGTGCACcatacaaaataatagaaattactACATTTAAGTATAATCTACGTTTTCTTTCTCCCGGGCCTCTACAATTCGGCATGATCCTCCATAAAATCCTCACAACTTTATCCACTTTCATAGAGATTTGGCGAAAATGGTGTGTAAAACTCCATTCACTATCTAGGAAAATCCCCAGATATTTCAAGTTACTAGATATAGTTATATCcctatctttaataaataatcgtcTAGGAAAACCACGCCCAACCGCCAAGGCCGGGAAGGCCATTACCTCCGTTTTATGCGGAGAAATTTCTAGCCCCATTCCTTCTAACTCTCTAATAAGTATCGCAGCGGATAACATTGCTTTGTTTCTAGATTCATCATAATCCTCACCAGAAACCAGCAGGATGGTATCATCCGCATAACCTAATGTCCAACAACCCTTCGGAAGTGCCAAGGTAAGTACTCTATTATAGCCAATGTTCCACAGAGTCGGCCCAAGAACCGATCCCTGCGGAACCCCACAAGTCATTTGCCTAACTCTAACTTTACCATCACAATCAATAAATGCGAGGCTTCTTTCCGAAAGGTATGCAGACACCATCCTACACAGGTACTCAGGGAATTCCATAGAGGACATGGCCTCCCTGATAACTCCCCACGGAAGAGAATTAAATGCATTCTTTATATCAAAACTTACGCATATAACTATTTTCCCCTCGTCTATTTCGTTTCTAACTATTTCGCGAAACCTAAGTATAGCGTCTATAGTCGAGCGCCCCTTTCTAAAGCCAAATTGGTTATCAGAAAGGGCGCCCACAGACTCCATGTGTCCATGTATCCTCGATACTATCACTCTCTCAAATAATTTGGCTGATTCGTCCAAAAGACAAATTGGCCGATAGATACTGGGGTCCGAATTTATACCCTCCTTTTTTCTCAAGAGGACTAGTTTGGCCCTTTTCCATACCTCAGGAAAGTTACCCTCCCTGAAGCATGCATTAAAACAGTTAAGCCACGCCTCCATGAAACTCCTCAAGCTACCAGTGAGTACACCTCCCGCAACCCCATCAGGGCCCGGTGCTTTCTTGCAGCCAAAAATCTTTTTGGCAGCTTCCCTAATCTCACCTTCAGTGACTTTTAGGTCATCAGTCCACAAGGGAGGACAATCCAAACGACCcgaatctaaataattatccCTCTCTGGAAAAAGAACCCGTACAATTCTTTTCACTATATCATATGGTAAGGTCTCAGTAACCGTATGTGCCGATGGtcttaattttctaaaaatgattttataagGCAAGCCCCATGGATCCTTGTCAAGATCCGCCAAAAGATCATCCCATGTCCTCGCTTTCGCCCTTTTTATACAGGTTCTATATTTACAGAGAGAGATTCTATATTTCCTATGCTTAACCGTCACTATGTCAACATTCTGTCTCTTTTTAGCTCTAGAGAGAGCTCTTCGCGCGCGAACCACAACTTCCCTTAGATCTGCCAGTTCCTCATTCCACCAATAGGTAGAGTTTCGAGGACAGCCGCTATTCCTTGGTGCAGAAAATTTACAGATTTCAcgtaaagatttattaatccAATTAACCAAACTATCAGAAGAAACCGAATTTGTTATATCAAATCCCCAGGCTTTACAAGTAGCTGCCAATTTTAATGCTTCAACGTCTAATTTACGGAAATTCCATTTCGGGAACACGTTCTCTACGACCGAAGATCTCTCTCTAGCGAGGCCTGATTTAATCTTGATACTAATAACTCTATGGTCAGAGAGAGAAGGCGTATCTACCTCGACTACACAACCTAAGACTAAACTGTTCGCCTTAGAATTACAAATGACGAGATCAACAACAGATTCCCCCAGATGTCTAACACAAGTTGGAGTAAATttgctatttaaaattattagatccATATGATCCAgccaatctttaaattttgtacCTCTAGCATTGACATTACCTCTGTCCCAACTCGAGTGTCGCGCATTAAAGTCCCCTAGTAATAATATAGgggaatttttatatttcataataattaagtatatatCATCTAAAAACGTATCAAAAATCAAAGGTGGGGCATTCGGTGAAATGTAACAACTAAGTATTACAATGTCATTCCATTGAACAACACAAAAACCACGACCTTTTTCCAACCTAATCATTGGCGAGAATCTGTTATTGTTTCTACGCCACCAGATGGCAGCCTTCGGGGGTATATTATGTTCACACACCCACCTGTCATCTTCAGGCACAGAATGTGGCTCACTTATGACAGCCAGGCCCGCATTCCTTTCGTCCATAAGCTGCTCCAGGTTATCCTGTGCCTGCCgtgataaattaatgttacattgtaaaattaacattacatTAAAAGTTCTTCGCAATCCATATCCGCGACAGAAGATCCCGCCGCATCCTGAGCACTCCGAATCTCAGCATCCTTAAAAGTGGAAGGGTAggtatcttttattttattttctttatcatttgcATCTCTCCTTATAGTATCTATTCTTTTAGGTGGCACCGGTTTACAATTGACGCTGCCAACCAAATGGTCGGAGTTAAGACCTCTGTCTCGACAAACAAGacacacaattttatttttacagtccTGCGCTTTATGGTCAGTCTGCCcacatttataacaattaaatcttCTAGTTACAGAGCTGGGGCATCTTTGCACTGTATGACCAACAGCAAGGCACCTAAAACACTGCATCGGTCTTGCCTTTAAGGCCTCCACATTAATCGTGGACCAGCCTATAGTCAGCTTACCTTTTTCCAGTATTCTGACAGCCGATATAATTGGACACTGGAGAAAAACAACTCCCATGCCACCCCGTACATATCGAATTGTACCACAATTAACCTCCGAAATATTACAGGTACCAATTCTCACTatagtttctttaatttcgTTTATAGAGATCGAGTCGTCAATACCTGAGAGTCTTAACTGAGCTTTCTTCGTAGGTCTTCGTAAATTAACACCTTTAACGTCAAAAAACAGCTCTCTCATCTTATTATATAGGATATCCGCCTTAAGATCCGACTCAGCGCCAGGAATCTCAATTAAGACACCTCCGTTTGCAGCATGTTTTATACGAGTGCCTTCAATGCCCAATTCTACTAAGGAAATCTTTTCACGTGCCATACTCAAGACATCCGAGTAAGACATTTCGCACTCCTACAGAAGAATGGACACAGCCGCAGTACTAGGTaccttttttttgaaattagataaaatctctttattaccaataattttagtattagTTCTTGAATTCGAGGATCCAACCATAGCTGCCTTTTTAATGGGAGTAGATCCCTTCACTACAGCTCTATCCATTCCTCTTTTCCTCCCCCTACCAACCGTTATCCATTcgctattattaatattacttaacTGAGTAGGAGTCTGCAAATCCCCCTCACCACcaccaatattattattaggtGAATCAACTATGTCTCTTtctaaaatatgtgaaaagttaatattttccttttttctttcaggTTTTTCAGTTGAATTTGCAGAGTCCCCACTACGCTCCGATTGAATAGGATCTCTAcgtttacttcttttttttccccttttaGGCACAACAGTATTATTTGTTCGTTTCAAGAACAAATCagctttagaaataattgtattcTCATAATTGTCACTAACCTTGCTTATCATAcctttatttgtattatttctctCCAAATTGTCCTTCTTAGTGTACCCCTGTTCATTTGTACCACAAAGAATCTCTCTCGTTTGTCTGGTCTCTCGTATAAGCTGTGTAATTCCATCCCCAAGCCTGTCCAAAGAGCGGACGAAAGCCAAATCCAACTCGATTCTATTTTGGGGCTCAGACCGCACTGCACATTCACTTTCTCTCCTATCCATCACCATATTACCACTATAAGTATctctatttcttaaaattttaccaACTGAATCATTTACAGGAAGAAGAACCTCCCGTTCAGCCTGCATATTGTCAGAGTCCAGAATTTCAGATAGTTCACTTTCACTATTCTTGTCATAAGCGTCTTTAATGCGTTCTCTTCTTTTAGTTTCTTTTAGTTCCATTTCTAACGCAACCAcctttgatttattttccaGATCTTTTTTCTCTAAATCATAAAAACGCGACTTCCAATAATTCGGATCCTCTTTGGAATTCGCCTTGTTGGTCAAGAGTAAGCTGGCCCTCCTTATTACTTCAAGAGAAACCTTGATCTGACCACTGAAAGATCCTTTGATATTTGAAGATCTTCTTCGAATGGATTCGATCTCATTGACCATGTCATTTATTTTCAGGTTGATTTGTGTAGCGTGCTCCAAATCAAGACCCGCCATTTCCTCATCAACTCGTTTCCTATTATTATAGGAAAATCGTGTTCCAAACTTTTCTTCCTCTATCTCCTCTTCAGGAGGGAAtcctctcttctttctctttttccccataactaatttgtttcttttttccagAGCATCGGATGATCCAGACTGCATCACCCCCTCCAAATCCGAATATTCTGTTCTACAAAGCCAAGAAGTACTAGGCACAGGAGTCACAGAACGGGACAACTCCACATTCTCAACAACCATCACATCCTCATCACTCTCCGCCCCGGACTCAGGACCAGATCCCCTCAATGGTAAGACAGTAATAGTCTTATCAACTTTCACATTACTGGCGATAGTAGGTCGACACTCTGCGCTCGCCGTTGACGCAGAGGTCAGCCCTTTGCTGGATGACGACCCGCAGGGGGCAGGGACGATACCCCCCACGTGCCGGTTCTCGGTATCCGACGCCGAGACGTTTGTTTCATTTATCTTGTACATGTCCATTTGATTTGCCTTGGTTTTATTGACAAGAGTTTTCCTTCTCTTGGTGAGACtgtgtaaatttaaattgcttCCGATAACGTCCCACTCTATTCTTGACAATAGAATCGAAAACAATATCTAACCATTCCTCCTTTCactatattacaatatatcgcgtaatttccattaataaattctatttagtTCATTCCAGTCCTATTCAAACGttgtttaatattcaatattaagaTCATTAGCTTCATAGTTCTAATTAAAACACCTTGTAACTATAAACCACTAAGTATGTTATAATTAAGTTCATTTAGTTCTTATACAAAACCATCATTAATCATAAGTCATTTCTtcacttaaataattattgttcaacatcattcaaaataaatcaactCCATGAATAATcctatttatttctaatatgattataattatgtcaAAATCAAATCATACTATGTTTCCTGTTACAGATAGCACCAATATTTCATGGTCAATATAGAGTCATTATACACAGACAgataagtattattaaaattgttcaattGCATTTTATCATAGATCCtccattaatattaatattatattattttctctttgtttcaGATGTATGCAGATCAATAGACAGGCAGGGTAAGGTAAAAGAATCTCTACCCCGGACATCACACAATCAAAttcacttatttatttattgtcttcagttaattttaataatccaATTATTTACTATACGAACCTTATATGTAGACTCAAACGAGTTAGAACCATTCCAGTTATtatccaataaaatatatcacaaaaGTATATCTAATGGTGTAAATAGTATAAAGTATACCATCCTGCCATATCAATATCCATTCATTTCCTTGATATCCATATGATATGACACATGATATGACACATGCACTCATGGTGAGCCATAAAAGTGCAACCACATAGATGGGCAGACTCAATGACCTTTGCATAAAAGTCACTAGATTGTACAATCAACAATATgcgttattatattacatatattatccATTCAATTATGTGCTATCTGCATAGATGCAACATAACCTACAAAATCAGTCAAATATACTATCCAGAAtcataaagtttataaaggtttagatgtaaatttatctataaacacttcaaaatatcacaaatctTTCAATATTATCGCTCAGATATTATCCAATTCAattgcaatttgcaaaaaaCACAACAGCAAGTCCAtcactatatattatatgcatctCATAGTCCAAACAAAACACTATTGATATTAACCattaatacaacaaaattagAACTTATTATAAACTACAAATTGTTCAAACAAGttatttactaattaattaatccaaaatatatacaacaaacaGATGGTATGAAAGGGTTAACACAGTCGCCACAAACTATGCCACTTCCAATCAACCGCTGTTCACACAGTATTCCAGATGGATATATATGGTGTCCCATAAACCTCCACTCATATCAAGTCTTTGTAAAACATCACTTTTCATAGAATCAAGCTAATTATGTTGTAATTATATGCCAAACCGTTTCGGCACAAGCACGTATGCGCATGCGCTGGAGAATCAGCACATAGTACCCTTATtgcattaaatgttattaaaaatacacatatGCATATAAAGAGACATAGAATCAAACAAAACTAGTTGCAATACAGGTAATAGTTTGCAAATAGATCACGAAAAATGTGTCCACTCTGTGTCAAAAGACCACTAGGCTACATAACCTCACATCTTAGATAGAGTGACTCATTAATAAGATAGTCAATccaaaatcataaaaatatgaaaaaacgtCACCAAATCATGTAGCGGGGAGCACGCTGATTCCGTCCATAACCAATTTTTCGTTCAGATAACACTTTGTACTACACAATAGTCCACTTATATACGGAGCTACCACAGACACGTCTGCTCCACTTGACGGCCACGGCAGACCaacctaaccttttttttttttttttttttagagatgaGAAAATCTTCCAAAAGACACCCTGGCCCGGTCCAGGGTAGTGCTGGATTCGACCGAGACTTGCTTCAGGTAATTTCTGGACCTGACTAATAAGGAATTACCCATACTCGACCTACCCCCCATCCAACATTCCTGGTGGCATAGGAAGATGTCCGATGTTTAAGGGAGGACAGAGATATCAATTCCATCAGTCAGACAGAACCATCCGCGCATCTCGACCGCCTACCAGCTAAAAACTCACCTCATGCCTAACAGGCCCTTAGTTGAGGAGGAGGCAGGCTTACTAACTAGAGCATATCTCTGCCTCCCCCTCAGGAATGTCTCCGCGAAGACTCATACAAGTAATACGGGAAATTACTAAGGATAAGTATAAAGATATAACCTAGTCAACTAGAATAAacaagtataattattattaacataacgCAACATCCATGTCATAAGAAGACATCCGAGTCGCccatcatattattataaataactatataATACTGTACAAATAGAAAACCACTagttatatatacaagtaaTTAGAATTAGTCGGATAATTCCGAGTCCAGGTGACCTAACAAAAGTCTCCTGTTCTCAgcctgtctctctctttccgccACCTCTTTGCAGGTAAGTACCTTCgtgcaaaagagagagaaggccTTCCACTTATCTTTATTGTCCAAAATAGAATCGACAACAGAAGGAAGACTCAACTGACTTCCCATAACCTGTACTAATGCAGCTCTTTCTTCAGTCCAGGCGCTGCAGAACTGGAGGGTATGTTGAGCAGTATCCACCGCATCGAGGCAGTGTGAGCATATAGCCGAATCAACTTTTCTAATTCTATAGAGGAATTCATTGAAACACCCGTGATTAGTGAGGAATTGGGTCATATGAAAGGTAACCCAGCCGTGTCTCCTATTCACCC
The window above is part of the Linepithema humile isolate Giens D197 chromosome 8, Lhum_UNIL_v1.0, whole genome shotgun sequence genome. Proteins encoded here:
- the LOC137001522 gene encoding uncharacterized protein yields the protein MVLSGTPPLEYSANRLAMVYERLRRARYEGEDISPRFREILQMNARSEVIQNWKRDLEEMGSDQSGLRVREAIGPVLTEWINRNHGWVTFHVAQILTNHGCLNEFLCKINKVETPLCLQCFMTNDNAQHTLEFCEAWNEERNVLKSVIGDRLDLPSVVVAILDDVEKWKAFSKFCTIVMSRKEADERERQALDRRRAIDNLVSDLD